Part of the Nicotiana sylvestris chromosome 5, ASM39365v2, whole genome shotgun sequence genome is shown below.
GCACATTCGTCTCTTTCGAGTTTTTATTTTCACCATGACCatattggcgacccattgggggaTATTTTGACTCCCTGATTGAGccattttcaaataatttttcaACCTCTTCGCATACTGCATCATTGATTGTGAAGTTGAACTTGCAACGGACCTGTCTCACCGGGGGGTGGGGGTGGAATAGATCAATGTTCAATTTGTTTGTAGAGATTTCCTTTGGAACGCTTGTCATATCTCATGGCTAAAAGCAAGCAGGTCCGCGTTAGTAGTCAAGAATTAACGAAACTTACTTGGTTCCTGAAGTTTACAGCCGATGTAAGCTTCTTGCTATGATTGTTGCTATCTAATTGGAGGGGGTCAAGGTCTTCTATGGTCGATTCCGCGGCTTCAACCACATCGAGGTCTTTGATGATGTCCTCATTCGACATCGACCCTATTGATTACTATGcctctttttctttgtccttcgtTTGTTGAGGGACTGTATAGTCTAAAGTGATACAGTAGCATTCCTGAGATGTGCGTTGTTCCCCTCGTATACTAAATATTCCCCATGGAGTTAGGAATTTGATGACTTGGTATAAACTGGAGGGGATAACTCTTATGGTATATATCAATGGCCGTCCAATTATGGCGTTGTATGCTGTGTCTTGGTCAATGATATGAAATGTGGTTTCCAGAGTGATGCCACCAGCTAGGACGGGGAGTGTGATCTCGCCGGATGTCcgctcaactgcattgttaaaacccgTAACGTGATGCAACACGACACTATTTTATCCTCGAGTCTCACTTGTGCAAGTACTCGAGGGTAGATAATGCATGCGCCGCTTCCATAGTCTACCATAATGCGTCTCACATCAGTATCTAAATTCGTAAAGTGATAACAagggcatcatagtgagggaaaacCAAACCATTGGTATCTGAATTATCGAggatgatactttcttcgagttcATCATACCGTTCATGGGTGATCGACCGTTTGAGTTTGTGAGTTGTGGTGAATTTCACACTGTTGATAGAAGCATCGTTGCCGccaccaatgatcatgtggatggtGTGGGTTGGTGAGGGCGGTTTCGGCAGTCCTTGATGTTGTTCACGTCCTCTGAAAAAATCGGCCCTTCCTCGATCGCTCAGTAACTCTTTGAGGTATCCCTGTCGTAGCATGTTTACAACCTCCTATCTTAGGGCGGTGCAATCCTCGATTTTATGTCCTCGCTCTTGATGGAGCTCGCAAAGGGCATCTGAATTTCTGGTATTCGGGTCTGACCTTATCTTTTGTGGCCCCTTCACCTTAGTCCCGAGCTTCTCCAAGGAGTAGACTATTTCTGTAGGTGACACATAAAAATTGTGAGCGGATAATAGGGGTGCATACCTCTTTCATTCCGGTGAGTCCCTTCTCTTGATCGGGGTGGGCCCTCTTCGTGACGGGAAGAGGATGCAATGGCGGTTCTGAAATACGGTAGATGTCGCTCCTTATTGGGTCGTGGAGTTGCGAGGTCCCTCCTGATATCATTTCTTCGATCTTTTCTGGGTTCGACTTGTATCGAGATCAGTCGATGAGTCGGCCTATATGGGTCATCCTCTTCTGCTAAAACTTTGACACAATACGCGTTGTATATTTCATCCCAAGTCGTTGGGGGGGGGGGTACTTCATAAGCCGACTTAATAACTTTCTTGTTTCCCTTGAACCATTTCTGCTCAGCCCATTCTGGAAAGCTGCGACAACCATCCCTTCCGATACATTCGGTAAGGACATTCTTACTCGGTTGAATCGGGCAAGGAAATCCATTAATCCCTCTCCCGGAGGCTGTTTGATACGAATATGTCGTCTACTCTCGCCTCTGGCTTCTTGGCCTAGAGTGGGCCATTACGAACTTGTCCGCCACTTCTTCGAATATTTCAATGGAACATGCGGGCAACTGacaataccatgttaatgctcctcCGGTGAGGGTCTCCCTAAACTTTTTCAACAAGATGGAGGATACTTGTTCCTTGGCGAGGTCATTGCCTTTCACGGCGGTGACGTAGTGAGTCATATGGTCTTCAGTGTCGTTCGTGCCATTATACATTTTCAGGTAAGGTggcattttaaaggtttttagtATGGCGTGTAGGGCAGCATTATCACTATATGGCTGCTCGACGAACAGACCAACATCTTTCTTTAGCAAGAGCTTTGGGGCACCTGGTATCTTATCGACCCTTTCCCGGTGTTCTCTCATTTGGTCCCGAAGTACCttgttctcattttccatttCCTCTATCCTTTTCAGAATGGTCGTGAGAGTGTCATCACCTGCATTGTTAACAACATTGTGAGTGATACATGTCGTTGTAGGAAAATGAGGTAGTTGATCATGTTGCTCGTCTGCTGGTGGTATAACACAGGTCCTTGCGCTTTCTGTGGACGCATCCCGAATGGGCTTATGGAGGACACTGGTTAGCGTGTAGTTAACCAAGCCTCAAGGATCCTTTTTTACTGCTGGCAGCGCCTCCTCTATCACGGATGTGGAGGCTTCCTTACCATGAGATTTCGTGATTCTACAGTGAGGAGGGGGTGATCTGCCTTGCTTGGGCGAGACATTGGGTGTCACCTCCTCGTCCACTACTTCAAAGCTCTCATTGATGATGTTCACGAGGTTGGTTGGGAGGCCACTCATTATTCTCGCTCTTTCTTCTCTGTTACCTGCCATATTAGATCTGTGTATACAAAGAAAAAGGGAGTTTTGTTCTTGGTCTTTTTTTTACGTTAGCAATCTGTTTAGTTGTAGATCTATAGGAAACCAAAAATTTAACTAGAAAattcccacagacggcgccaaattatttgaccaaaaagtgttaacTTTCGGTTAAACGATTAATCTTACGTAATAAAGGGTTAAACCTATTTAATGGTAATATCTCTAGATATAGATCTTGAAGTACGGATAACGTGGGATTGAGTTAGTGGGAGATGAAAATAACACACATTAAATATTCCAAAAGGTATGAGCAGTAATAGAGGAGTAACtaacaataaataataataaatagcaTTTAAGTAAATAGGAGGAGTTATTCACCCAATAGTGAACGAATTAGATGATTGTTCCTCCTGACAATGATGGGTGACAGACAAATCCCAGAGTGTTCGAACTATTCTTGGATCTGATGGAAAAGTATGGAATAATATGAGTGAGAATATTGATGAAAAGGTAAAGTTTGTATTTTTGTTAGAGAGAGAGAATCTTCTTCTGAACAGTGTTCTTATCAAGTGAATATTACATGCCCTACACCATTATCtcttttttctatttatatgagaCATGTCCCTAATAAACCCTAATTGTATAAATGCAGAGAATATTCACTAGAGTATTCTATTTAATATCCTATTTCAAAAACTAGCCGTTACTATTCCGTCAACGGTGCTCGACCTCGGTCATCGTGGGCATCCCGACCATGAATCTCGCTGCTTCCTGGTCGACATCGACTAAATCTTTCCTTAATGCTATATACCTTAAATATTCTAGGGCATATTTTGATCAATATAGTTATAGGTTTGAATCTAGATCTAGACATTCTATTTTTTGAAGATATTTGAGCGAGCACTTTTGTTAAAAGTTTGAGGTTAAGGAGAGGTTAACCTACTTGAGCTCTGCCCTATTAAGGTCTcaccaaaaccaaaaaaaaaggaaaaaagaaaaaaaaaagaaatgaagccaaaaaaaagaatggaaaagGTTCAAATACCCCTTGAACTTTACGATAAGGTGTACAAATAACCCTCGTCAAAAGTTTGGCCCATTACCCACCTTGCCGTTACACTTTTGGCTCGGATACCCCCTTAATTCTAAACGACTGACACGGTGGATAAGTTATCCACTCATAATTTGACATGTGGAATTTTAATTTACACCCAAATATTTTAATTCACACCCAACCGGATCTAATTAACCTACCCATTACCCGTGACCCGACCCGTAAATTGAAAACCCCTTTCTAAAAAACACCCGAATTTTACTTCACTTATCAACTAGGGATAACTCTTCTTCTCAATCTCAGCAAAGATCTTTGGATGAAGCGGTAGATTTGAGTCACAAGAATCAACAATGGAAATGGTAGATTTGAGTCACAAGATGAAAATGAAGCAGTGAAAGGGAGTCATGGGCTTGGCGGCGGTGGTATTGGTAGGCTTTGTGGGTGGCCTTCAAATCTGATTGTTCGAGTTTCTCGTGCATCAGGAGGGAAAGATAGGCACAATAAAGTGTGGACTTCAAAAGGACTCCGAGATCGGAGAGTTAGCCTGTCTGTTAACACAGCTATACAGTTCTACGATTTGCAAGATCGACTTGGTTATGATCAACCAAGCAAAACTGTTGAATGATTGTTAAAAGCATCAGCTCCTTCAATCTCTGAGCTTCCTTCTCTCAATGCTTTTCCAGACACACAACATATCAGTGAGGATAAAAGGTCTAGTGCTGGAACTGATGAAATAGACGGTGATCCAaattaccaacaacaacaacaacatgtgTCTTTGTCGAAAAAGAAAGCTGCACTAGTGATTATCGTATAGTGAAGGAGACGAACATGTGACTGATGAACTCGAAGATCTTTGTTGAGATTGAGAAGAAAAGCTATCCCTAGTTGATAAGTGAAGTAAAAATTCAGGTGTTTTTAAGAAAGAGGTTTCCAATTTATGGGTCGGGTCACGAGTAATGGGTAGGTTAATTAGATCCGGTTGGGTGTGAATTAAAATATTTGGGTGTAAATTAAAATTCCACATGTTAAATTATGAGTGAATAACTTATCCACCATGGCAGCCGTTTAGAATTAAGGGGGTATCCGAGCCAAGAATGTAACGACAAGGTGGGTAATGTGCCAAACTTTTAACGAAGGTTATTTGTAGACCTTATTTCAAAGTGTATTTGGACCTTTTtcgaaaagagaaaagaaaaggacaaAAGGTTCAAcaaattttagttttcttttagatttcacaaaaaataagaaaagtaaATATAAATAGTGCCCGGCATGGAAATTGCTTGCTCTGCAAATGCGATGGAAGcctaaagaaaaacaagaagacaaCTTCAGTCAGCTGCTTACTGAAACCTCCGTATAAACCCCATCTTCCCCATTTGTTTCTCTCTGTAAAACCCCAAAAATCAAACACCAATGAGTTCCCCAACTCCAGGATATCCTCCATTGAATCCTTCTCAACTAATCCAAACAATCACCACTCTTCTCTCTTCCTCCAAATCCCTCCCCAAATCCACTCTCAAATCCTACCTCCCTCACCTCACCTTTCCCATTATCCACTCCATTCTCTCCTCCCCTACCCTCTCTTCTCACCCCACCACCCTCTTCTCCTTCTTCCAATGGTCTCAATCCCACATACCCTCTCTCTCCACCCACCCCCTCCCTTTCCCTGCCCTCCCCCCTCTCTTATCCTCCCTCTTATCCCATCGCAAGTTCAAGATTGCCAAATCCCTTCTCCTTAACTTTATCCCTTCTGATCACCCCCAACACCTTCTCCACCGCCACCTCCTTCACCCCATTTCCTCTTTCCCTCAACCCTCAAGGGATTTGTTGGATACTGCTATTGGTTCTTATTGCCAGTGTGAACAACCCCATCTTGCTCTTCAGATTTTCAAGAAAATGAAACGCCTTCGAATGTGCCCGAATTTGCTGACTTTTAATACTTTGATTAATGCATTGGTAAAGTACCCTTCTACTCACTCTGTTGATTTGTGTAATGAGCTGTTCAATGATGTGCTTAAGCTTGGTTTGGCTCCGAATACGAATACTTTCAATATTTTGATTAGAGGGTATTGTTTAGTTTACAAGTTTAAGGATGCTAATGGCTTGTTGAATAGAATGAGTGAGTTTGGTTGCGTGCCAGATAATGTGAGTTATAATACTTTATTGGATGGATTGTGCAAGAAAGGTAGGTTGAATGATGTTAGGGATTTGTTATTGGATATGAAGGGTAAAGGTCTCGTGCCAAACAAGAATACGTATAATATTTTGGTACATGGTTATTGTAAAATGGGGTGGTTGAAGGACGCTGCTCAGGTCGTCGAGCTGATGACTCAGAACAATACATTGCCTGATCTTTGGACATATAATATGTTGATTGATGGTCTGTGTAATGAAGGAAGGATCGATGATGCCTTTAAGCTTCGGGATGAGATGGTAGGGTTGAAATTGTTGCCTGATGTGAAAACTTATAACACCTTGATTAATGGGTGTCTTGATAATAAGAGAAGTTCAGAGGCCTTTGATCTGCTTGAAGAAATGAATAAGAAAGGGATCAAATGTGATGAATTTACTTATAATACATTAATTAAATGGTATTGCAAGGAAGGGAAGGTGGAAAAAGCTCGAGCGGTGATTCAAAGGATGGAGGAAGGTGGTTTATGTCCAGATTGCGTTTCCTACAATACTTTGATAAGTGCATACTGTAAAGCAGGAAATCTACCAGAGGTTTTGAGGATAATGAAACGAATGGGTgaaaaaggtttgaaaatggATAATTTTTCTCTCAATACAATGCTTCATACTCTTTGTCAAGAAAGGAAGCTTGATGAGGCCTACGAGTTGCTCTCTGGTGCTCATACCAGGGGTTATCTTGTCGATGCAGTAAGTTATGGCACTCTTATTGCTGGGTACTTTAGGTGTGGAAATATGGAAAGAGCTCTTAAGCTTTGGGATGAGATGAAAGAGAGAGAGGTAATTCCCACTATTATCACATACAACATCATAATTGGAGGGCTCTGTAAATCAGGTAAAACTCAGCTGGCAATCGCTAAACTGAACGAACTTTTAGAGAAGGGCATAGTGCCTAATGAAATAACATACAATACTATTATTCATGGATACTGCTGGGAGGGGAACATTGAGAAAGCATTTCAATTTCACAACAAAATGGTTGAGAATTCTTTTAAGCCTGATGTATATACGTGCAACATTCTTCTTCGGGGACTTTGTAGGGAAGGCATGCTTGAAAAAGCCATTAAGCTATTTAATACGTGGATTGATAAAGGGAAGACCATTGATGTAGTAACTTATAACACCTTGATTACGGCTCTTTGTAAAGATCAAAGACTTGAGGATGCTCTAGGCCTTGTTGCTGAAATGGAAGAGAAAAATGTCCAACGTGATAAGTACACACATAATGCTATTATTGGTGCACTTACTGATGCTGGAAGGCTTAAGGAAGCAGAAGAATTTTTGTCAAATATGACAGAGAGAGAAAGACCATCTGAACAGCGGCCACAAATGGATAACAGGGAACATGAACTCACAGCTGAATCTTCACATGAACTAGATCCAAGTTCAACTGCTTATTCACAGCAGATTGATGAGCTTTGTGCAGAGGGAAGATATAAAGATGCGATGCTTATCTATACAGAACTTACTCAGAGAGGTATTGTTCTACAGAAGTCTACTTATTTCACTCTGATAAAAGGACTGATCAAGAGGAGAAAAAGTGTATCAAAGACAGGTTGATAATGGCACCGAAAGTGTAAATTCTTGCTGTCATACCCCTTGACTCTGGCTGAGAATGATGACTTCAGTATCCATCACATACAATCATGCCCGGTATGCAACACTGCAATGATCCTAggtaaaaatatgttatttttccTTGAGCACAGAGCAGATGAATTTTTCTCTTACACTTCCGTTTTTTGACTAGTTCGTGAGTAACTTAGTTGATTAAAATTATTTGTAAAATGTGATCAGGAAGAAGCAGGATGATAAACTCACTTAACTAGAGTTCATGCGCATAATGTTTTATTAGGAGATGTGTTAGTGCAATTTGAACTGCAATGCTGCAAAATTGGATTGAGGCCATGTAACTCGTTAGGTTATAATGGGTTCTGGATGTGCAATTGACCTTACCTGTATTCCAGTGCGAAGAGATATTTGAAAGAAAGTTAGCATATGTACTGATAACTCTAACTAAAATGCCATTCGGTGAAATTCCACTAAATTTGGGTCTTCATACGAATGTAGTGTCCCTGGCCTAATAATATGAAGTTGACAACTGCTATGCATTGGGAAAACCCCTCGAAGATAAAGGCTAGTAGGCTTTGTAGACATCTTATGCGACATGATTCCCGGAATGCAGGATATGATGATATCTATTGTCCATTTTTTTGGTTTCTTTCTTTTGCGTTACTGTGTAACCTACAAGATCACCTTGGAAATCATAGCAGAGACATTAATTGCACGACATCTTGCTAGCTTTTCTGATCAAAGAATTCTCTGAATACAATGAATAGCCATGTGGCAAATAAAGCTTTTGGAGCATATAATCAAAGTCGAGCTCAGGATGCAAACAACTAAATTCCCATGTGTAAATGATCTCCTAAATTGAACTCTAAAATTTGACTTATCCATGGGAAGAAAAAGGAACAATAAAGTTGGGGTAGGTTGGAAAACCATTTGTGGCTCAGGCTCCTTAGCAGTTTCCTACAGGGGATGAGTATATTGTATAACTTAGATAATCTAACTTCGAAATATCTGCTTGATGTGGTATGAGAATCAAAGTAACACACTACAATGGTACAACCAACACTAGATAGAAAATAGGGAGAAGAGATAGAAGTTACTAGAGATAGAAGCTAGAAAGGATTTAATCATTGGAAGCAAAAATTAAGCTTTCAATTATATGATTGTAGTCCAAGGGAGAAGGGAAATTGAACTCATACAAGGGAATACTTACCCAAGTATTCAAGAGGGTTCTATGGAGATATAAGAGGGTCTTCAGCTCACAAAGCAGCCTAAGCATCAATGCTCATCCAAAAACTAAGTAATGAACTAAACCCTAACTACTATTTATAGTAGTAGATAAACCAACCTAAGTAGTTACAATAATACCCTTAAGCTAAAAGCGaggaaatcaaggaaatttgCTTTGCCTAGCTAACTGGCCGCTTGGCCATTTGAATGTAGCCACCCCTTTGCTTAAAATCTCCACTTTAGTATGTTGTGGGCCTTCTATGTTTCTTTCATTGATCTTGTAAAGTCTTCAAAGCACTTTTCGTCTAGTTGAAAGGTCTTTATGTCCATGATTGGCTAACCTTTATCCCATCACGTCCAATTCCTCAAATGTTCAATGCATCTTAGCTTGTTTCAGTTAAAATTGGTGTGGAAAGTGCAGAGCTTACCAAGGGCCTTAAACAAGTAAATACATGAGGAAATTCTTGATGTTACTCGAGTAGTGATAGTGACAAAACACGGAGTCCGGATGATTTTTCTATGTATTTCTACATGAACTGTTTATCGACCATTAAAGATAACTTGATGCAGGCTATAAACCATTTCCATAATCCGGAGCATTTTGAAAGAAGCTTAAATCCCTCCTATATTGCTCCCATTCCAAAGAAGAGCGGTACAAAGGAACCTAAGGACTATAGACCTATCAGTCTGATAGGCAATTTCTACTAGATTATACTCAAAGCTCTTGCATACAGATTAGAATTTTTGCTACGTAAGCTGATCAGCACCTCCCAGACGGCTTTCCGTAGTGATAGAAATATCACTGATGTAGCTTTGATCGCGAATGATGCTTGGACTCAAGAAGGAAAACCAAGAACCTGGAATTCTTTGCAATTTGAATATCGAGAAGGCTTTTGATCATGTCAATTAGAGGTTTTTGCTAGATTAATTGAGACAAATGGGTTTCAGTCTCAATTAGGGCGGGCAAACGGACGACTTGGTTGGATATGGGCGGGTCAAAAACAGATTAGGTAAAAACAGATAAAATATCCGAccaacccatatttaatacggataaaaaatgggttaactGTTGCTGCTTACCCAAGACTCTATATATGTCTACTGCCTTATCTTGCTTCTATATAGTTCTCTTAACTCCATCAAAGTGAGGCTTTGTGGATATACACTATATCGTCTTCGTATTATAGATATTATACCTTagcttcctttttcttttaaaacttggaATTGAGGAAAAAATTTAAATTCCTAATTTGATACCAGAGTCAACTTAGAGATTAATATTCTGGTAAACATAACAATGAGAGGATATGTCGCAAATTTTCCAATTGAATAACCTCAGGAAAGTTTTAAAATGATTTATTGAGTTATGACTTAAAAGTCCACAAACCAAGTTCTTGTTTATACTTTATTTGAACTAAATAGCCATTATGTTTCCATATCATTAGAATATCGAAGGAATCCTCTTTGTTTAACAAATGTAATAACCTACATGAACTGTGGTAATTATATGTATTAGTGAGATTACCTAATCAATTATTTGTAGGTagggtgggtgggtgggtgggtaTGGTATGGTGGGTGGTGTTTGGGGTGAGGCTGGGATGGTTGGTGAGGATGGGGGGACGTAGCATTGGATAGTTTCAGAAAATGATTGGAGGGTGCTGGTGATGATGATCCATTCTTGACCcatggttatccattttctaaagtgGTTAATATGGATATGATCCATATTTTATCCATTTGAATAAATCAATTATACGACCCGTTTTTAAGGGATAATATGGGCAGATACTTGAAAAACTTATCCATTTTGCCAGCTCTAGTCTCAATGGATAAGTTGGATCAGCTTTTTTATTTCATCTGTGAAGCTCTCGGTGCTCATAAATGGTACACCTCATGGTATCTTCTCTAGTCAAATAGGATTGAGACCATAAGACCCtctatctctttttctttttgttctggtCATGGAGGGACTTAGTAAGACGTATACAGCTCGGTTCAGGCAATGGATTTCCTGCTTCGCTGCAAATTTCAGGGTTTTACTAGATTTGAACATCTCTAAGCTGATGACACCTTGACCTTGATTTTTCATGAAGCCAAAGAACAACGACTTTTGCTCTTAAGGATGATCCGAACAATTTTAAGGCAGTCTCTGGGCTTCATATAAATTATGCAAAAAGCTTCATTTTTCCTGTCAACAATTTTCCTGACTTGTGGAATTTTGTAATGCAACATTGGCTCACTTCCCAGAAAGTACCTAAGACTTCCTTTGGAGGAAAAACACAAATCAGTTGCCATTAAAAATAAGGTCCTTGAAAAGTACCTCGGACTTCCCACTTACACTATTCACTGTTTCCTGGCCCTGGCCCTGCTTCTATTTTAAAGCGCATGGAGAAATTAAGAGGGACTTTCATTGCCAAGGGAATAAACAATTCAAGTCCTTTTCTCTTGTAAAGCGGAGCAGTGTTACCACAGACAAGCAAAAAGGAGGTCTTGGCATTAAAAACCTTAAAGTGTCACAATGAAAGTCTATTCGCAAAATGGAATGGAGAAGAAAATGCACTTTGGAGAGGGTTCTAGTTGATAAACACACACCGGATTGTCGCTAGCACACCAGAGTTTCAAATGCTCCTTGTGGCATTGGAGTAATTATGTTGTAATATTCGCGAAGCAAATGTTGACTTAATGGTAAGTTGTGGTAGAAAGATTAGATTTTGGGAACTCTTGATTGGACTGAAAAACTTTCTTCATGACATCTACAACATTTCTTCTCTTCACGATACTGCGATTGTCGATTTCCCTAAGAAGAATCTTAAATGACTGAAAAATCGAATGAACGTGTTCTATTTTGAAGCTTTTCAGCTCTACTGTTTTGGACCAGCATAAGGTTGATTCTATTAAATGGAAAGGTGGTGAAAAAAAATTAGATGGAAATCTTCTCTGTTGCTACTGACTATTGACTTGTTGCAACGTTAAATTTTAGCCTTGGAGGAAGAGTTGGTACACAAAGCACCTTTACAGGTTTTTTGCTTCTCTTGGCTAGTGGCCAAGGAAGCATGTCTCACCTGGTCTAATCTCCGGAAAAGAGGAATACAGCTTTGTAACGGAGAACGATCACTTATCCGACTTGGAGCATGTTCATTGCAATATTTGGCAAGAACTGAACAATGTCCCATTCTAGATTGTTTAGCCAACTGGAACAGAGTTGGACTCAAAAAATTTGGAATACCATAACCTTTAGTCATTTGATAGATAATTTGgattgaaagaaacaacacaaGTTTTGAAAGCAAATGGTAAATAGCcttaaatacaaatatatatttttgctaGCTTTTTGGTGCAACATGGTCTATGCAAATGATGTAGATTCCATGTTTAATATGTCCGAGGAGTTGCACAATCTGTAATTTTTGACTGACTTAGTGCAGGTTATATCATCTATAAAATGTACCCTTACTAAAAAGGTTCAACAACCTTAAAAGTATTCAGAGAAAATTATCAATCCTCAAATTTCTACAATTAAGCTTTTATTCTTATGTTGTAGGCTCCTGAGATGAAGGTCTTATGTAAACTAGTGAATTGATTTGTGTATTTTGTTTGTACACCTTTGTTGCTTCTTCAGTGAATCATGACACCTAAGCTATGTCATTCTTAGATCTTCTTTCCAGTTTTGTTCTAGTAGTAATATAATATGCCACTGTTAATATCACAAATTACATTCGGATTATACTTGGCCT
Proteins encoded:
- the LOC104238120 gene encoding pentatricopeptide repeat-containing protein At2g16880 — translated: MSSPTPGYPPLNPSQLIQTITTLLSSSKSLPKSTLKSYLPHLTFPIIHSILSSPTLSSHPTTLFSFFQWSQSHIPSLSTHPLPFPALPPLLSSLLSHRKFKIAKSLLLNFIPSDHPQHLLHRHLLHPISSFPQPSRDLLDTAIGSYCQCEQPHLALQIFKKMKRLRMCPNLLTFNTLINALVKYPSTHSVDLCNELFNDVLKLGLAPNTNTFNILIRGYCLVYKFKDANGLLNRMSEFGCVPDNVSYNTLLDGLCKKGRLNDVRDLLLDMKGKGLVPNKNTYNILVHGYCKMGWLKDAAQVVELMTQNNTLPDLWTYNMLIDGLCNEGRIDDAFKLRDEMVGLKLLPDVKTYNTLINGCLDNKRSSEAFDLLEEMNKKGIKCDEFTYNTLIKWYCKEGKVEKARAVIQRMEEGGLCPDCVSYNTLISAYCKAGNLPEVLRIMKRMGEKGLKMDNFSLNTMLHTLCQERKLDEAYELLSGAHTRGYLVDAVSYGTLIAGYFRCGNMERALKLWDEMKEREVIPTIITYNIIIGGLCKSGKTQLAIAKLNELLEKGIVPNEITYNTIIHGYCWEGNIEKAFQFHNKMVENSFKPDVYTCNILLRGLCREGMLEKAIKLFNTWIDKGKTIDVVTYNTLITALCKDQRLEDALGLVAEMEEKNVQRDKYTHNAIIGALTDAGRLKEAEEFLSNMTERERPSEQRPQMDNREHELTAESSHELDPSSTAYSQQIDELCAEGRYKDAMLIYTELTQRGIVLQKSTYFTLIKGLIKRRKSVSKTG